DNA from Brassica napus cultivar Da-Ae chromosome C4, Da-Ae, whole genome shotgun sequence:
ATCAGAAGAGGATTTTTCCTTGCCCTCGTCCAGTTTCACTTTGAGATCAGACACAATCTCCTCAAGATTCTTGAGGTTTTCCTCCAGTTGTTGAACCCTAGACCCATCTGCATCATctactttcttcttctccaaggaAACACCCCCAGATTTCGACTTCAGAGTCAGACTATCCATCCTGAAGCTGGAGTCCACCACCTCAAGGTTATTGACCCGTTCCTCGAGTGTTTTGACCCGAGACCCATCATCTTTCGCTTTCTTCCTCTCCAAGAAACACTCATCAATCTTTCTCTtcatcttgttttctatctgcTCAAGATTCTTCACACGTTCCTCAAGCTGTATGACCTTATTACCATAGACATCTGCTTTCTTCCTCTCCAAGATAACTCCCTCAAGCTTTGACTTTAGCCAGTCAAGCTTGAAACCCACTTCTTCCAGCTCACTCAACTCGCTCTCAGCTTTGGTCAGCTCAGTCTCTGAGTGGTTATGTGAAGGCTTTCTTATTGTATTGATGAGACCAATGAGGACATTCATGTATGCTGACTTCAGCACTTGGTTCTTTGATTTGAAACCTAGTGCAATGTCTGGATGCTCTGCGAATATCTTCCTCACCAGAGTTACCTGAGAAGCAAGAACCTTAAAACCGTTCATATCCACAGTCTCATGCTTCTCTGGTACCTCTCCGCTTTCTCCGTCAACAGCTTCAATCATATTAATGTAGACCTCAATGATTAGTCTGTCTTTCTCCAAGACACCGTTCTCTTGAAGCTTGCTAAGAGGACATAGCTTTTCGAAGCCCCAGGATGGACCCTTAACATCAAGAACTTGGCATCGTACAActgttagaaaaaaaacaaaaaataaagacaaaattCTTCATCAACCACATGATTATGTATATAGTTTCTGCttgttgaagattcaagatgaGTGTAGAAATAATTCTTAAGTTTTTAAATACCACACATTCCTCCTGGTTTACTATCAGTCtactacaaaaacaaaactatttCTTCCCTACTTTCTCCACAGACATTACTACATCCAAGAATCTTGGTTTCTAGTTGTTCTTCAAACATTGCTAATGACAGTtgagaaaaaaagaattaaacatGGAAGAATATAATTCATTACTTTTAGATCTGCAGAGCTCTTTGTCGGATTGATTCAACAGAGTGAAGTAAAAACTAACTTTCCTTTTCCACCCAGTTGGTAGCATGGTTCGATTTGCAACTTGCAGGAACAAAGAAAAGTGATCATGATCAGCAAGATAACCTCCCTTGGGAAAAGCGTTAAGATACCTGAGAgaatttgaaacaaaatattaaacgTATACATCATCAATCATCGAGATACAAGGAGGGTTCAACAAATCTAGCTTTAAGTTCTGGTTTACCATTCGCATCCGCCAGCCACGAATGTCTTAGATTGTATTTGTATGCTCGGCTTTTCCGAGTAGTTATCTATCTCAAACCTGAAGCTCGGCTTTTGATTCCACATATTGCTTTCGTAGAGTTTGTTACTTcgagaaaaaaatatgtttttttagaaACTATGCTTGAGACTTTCACATTCTCTGTTTATATAATGAAGCAAAAAgataagaaaaggaaacaaatcctGAAAGCCCTAGCTCGgaaggaaaaccaaaaaaaaaggaagaagtaaaagatatacacatatatacttttttgtaacatatatatatactttaaaaataaatacatatatactaTAAAAATAAAGCTCGTCtatgcatatttttttattaaaataatatctaTTAATGTAACTTTTATAAGAAAAGCAGTAAGATATATATAACTAGTCGTGGACAGTTTGGTTTTTAATTCAACTTTTTAGTTCTCAAATATAAAATCTGTCcggtttcgattttttttatcttgatttttaatttggtttggATAATAAAGTTAAAAGCCGAGTATATTCAAGAAATTTTTGGGTCTTGGTCTTATTCTGggtttttgaataattttggttaatttagtaaattttatggATAATTaggtttttgaagaaaatatttggTAATTAGGGTTTTGCGAATAAAATAACTAGTAATTCAAATGATTTgaattatttgaaatatttcaGATTAAAAGTCAGCAGGATAGTTCTGTTTTTAGgataatttggtttataaatattattttaaaagattttattatttaaaaactaaatgtaattaatattttaaagtataCATTGGTATTTTAAAGTATATCATTACCAGTTGTTCTCCGTCGAACTTTGCCAGAATgattcaacaaaacaaagcGATAACTAGCTCGTCTTCTCCATCCAGGTAGAAATGATCCAGGATTCACAGCGTCAAGGAAGAGGGACAAGTGATCATCCACCAACTTTCCCTTTGGCTGAACACAAGACGACACCTAATATATAAAACCTATTTTTATCAGCTCTTAAGTCGAAGACACATCTATCTAGACAAGTCGTGTAAGAAAGCTAAagatctcttatatattattgaAACCCATAACAGCAATaagatgcatatatatatatgagaaattCTCTGGATAGTTATTTTCAAGTTTCTGTCACAAAATAacattcaaagaaaaaaatgactaaaaaaagttttattaaaggataaaaatacatttatattttagggttaactaatataaactTAGAATTTAGAGTTAAAGAGCGGAGGTTTTGAGgatgaattttcaatttttttttaaaaaaaaattaaaattaaaattttcaaaataaaaaagagatattttagtcattttcttcCTAGAGGgatattttgtgacaaaaacttaaaaaaatttatttgagagaattttcttatatatatttcttatatatataaaattccaaTCATATATACCTATCGATTTTCTAATCTTTCTAAACAAACCAAATCAATAAATTCAAAACAGTTAAATGCTCAGTGGCATTGTAGtgtaaataacttaaaaaatttagttatatatatttctttatattttaaattcataaacgttttttttctatatatcgTATACAAAGctctaattaaatatttatgttgaatttgtttatatgatatcaAATATTGTCCATACAATAAATGGTTTAATACGCATAAAATCATGAATTACATTGACGaagtaatattacaaatatattatttagtacaaataaaaaaaaattaaaaaaaaaaaatcgaaaattaaAACCCGTGCAGATGAAGGTCTAGTTAACATTAATAAATGTCAAGAGTACTAATTAAATTcgaatagtttttattttatttatgtctaTCACCTGCAAAAGTATTGGAACTCGATAGTGTATATGGGGTTTGGTTTGGTAGGAGAGAGACTCTTGAGGCTGAAGAAGAGACGCGATCAAATTACCTATGACAGAACTgatcaataatttttgttggtGTCTTGAATATCTTCATTTATATTTCTTGAATGAAATAAGAAAGATCGTTCATTGGCATAGCAGGTGACCAGAAACATAGTAAGATCATGATCCCGAGTGATGATGATGTTAGTTTTATACTATGAGCCTTGAATCAAAAGACAAATATGTTCTTCTCCTTTAACCATTAGCGACCGCGGCTTTGGACTATATGAGATGCTCTCGTAGCTTCCTTCTCTAAGAAGTTATagtttgaaatgaaaatatttttgagttgCTTAAGGAGATTGACCCAAAACATGATTGAACCTAAAACGTCTAAAAACGTGACGCAGATACAAAAGACAATGAAACCATCAGTAAagctagattttttttattataaagccGAGTCTATAGAGTCTAGACTATTAGGACTCAGAAAGCAAGAAAAACACTAAAACAAATGAACTCATAGCACTATAGTAGAGTCTTCTAAATGAACTAACAGCTTGATATCTATATCAAGCTACCTCGTCTTCGTCTACCAGCAAAAATCCATCACAAGAGTTTTTTTCCTTCCCCTGGTCCAGTTTCACTTTGAGATCAGACACAATCTCCTCAAGATTCTTGAGGTTTTCCTCCAGTTGTTGAACCCTAGACCCATCTGCATCATctactttcttcttctccaaggaAACACCCCCAGATTTCGACTTCAGAGTCAGACTATCCATCCTGAAG
Protein-coding regions in this window:
- the LOC106395707 gene encoding MATH domain and coiled-coil domain-containing protein At2g42480 — encoded protein: MWNQKPSFRFEIDNYSEKPSIQIQSKTFVAGGCEWYLNAFPKGGYLADHDHFSLFLQVANRTMLPTGWKRKVSFYFTLLNQSDKELCRSKIVRCQVLDVKGPSWGFEKLCPLSKLQENGVLEKDRLIIEVYINMIEAVDGESGEVPEKHETVDMNGFKVLASQVTLVRKIFAEHPDIALGFKSKNQVLKSAYMNVLIGLINTIRKPSHNHSETELTKAESELSELEEVGFKLDWLKSKLEGVILERKKADVYGNKVIQLEERVKNLEQIENKMKRKIDECFLERKKAKDDGSRVKTLEERVNNLEVVDSSFRMDSLTLKSKSGGVSLEKKKVDDADGSRVQQLEENLKNLEEIVSDLKVKLDEGKEKSSSDGFLLVGDDEVA